The Bacteroidota bacterium nucleotide sequence AGAGCGCGCGTCCGAGTCAACCACTCTCGCTGGAGCCCCGTCCACGTCGGCTCGAACTCGCCCCCGGCGTCGGTCCGCCAGCGGCGCTCGTGGCGGGCGCTCAGCTTGCCGTGGTGGGCGGCGATGGCGACACGCTCGGCGAGTGAGAGGTCGATCCGGTCGTCCTCGTCGCAGCGGCAGAGCGAGTCGAACTCGTGGCGGAGCTTTGCGTCGCGGAGGTTTGGGCCGGTGTTCCTCGTGTCCCAGTAGTACGAGTCCCAGTCACCGGCGGAGAGCGTGTCGGGGTCCAGGCCCCGGCGTCGGCGCCAGTCCTGGTACAGCCGGTAGTCTCTTTGGCACGCGGTCTGCCAGTTAGGGTGCTCCTTGCCCCAGTCGTGGTACCAAGCCGCGCGCAGAACGCGCTGGCGGAGGTCGGCGCCGGGGACGAGCGCGGCGTACTTCTCCGCGAGGTACGGGAGCGCGCCGAGGAGCCGCTTGGACTCGTCTAGCACGTGCTGGCGGTGGGCAGCGAGCGGGATGCCGGAAGGCTTGCCGAGCGGCTCCACGGGTCAGGCGGCGGGATCGTAGAGGTCGTGCTCGGCGAGCGCCGCGAGGGCGGCCTCGTACGCCTCGTGGACCGAGGGGCCGTCGGCCGTCGTGTCGTCGCCCTGGAAGACGAGGGCGCCGCGGGCGTCGAGCTCGGCGAGCAGGTTGGCCTGGACCGCCTCGCGCTCGGCGTCCGACGTGCGGGGCTCGAAGAAGCGGGCGGCCTTCCGGCTCATCTTCGGGTCGAGCACGATGAGGACCCGCTCGGGCTCGCCGGAGGTCGCGTTGCGGGCCTGGTTGGCGTAGTCGGTGAGCGAGCGCGTGGCCTCGAGCGCGAGGCGGACGCGGCGGCGGCGCTCGGCGTCGTCGATGCCGTGCGTCTCGATTTCGGTCCCGACGTGCTTTTCGTCGTCGTAGGTGAACGCCTTGGTGCGGCTCACGGCGCCCACGTCGACGTGGAAGCTCATGCGCATGAGGTCGCGCTGGGAGTACTCGTTGGTGGCGAGCGCCTGCGGCTTGTCGTCGACCTTCCCCGTCTTGGTCACACGCTTCGGATCCGGTTTCACGCGCACGAGGAGGTCGCGACCGACCTCGCTCTCGTGGACGGCGACGGCAGGCGTCGCCGTGAGCGGGGCGGTCCGGCGGCCGGAGTAGTCGCCGAGCGAGGGTTCGAGAAATCCGCCGAGGTCACTCCGGAGGTCGATCGCCATGTCGAGGGCAGGAGCGTCGCCATTGGCGACGAACGTCTCGCCACGATCGGGATCATCGGCGTTGAGCCGGTCGATGGCGCTGAAGAGCGCGTGGCGCTGCATCTGGCCGGAGATGTAGACCCGGCCGTCGGGGCGGCGCTTGATGGAGGAGGCGTTGCCGAGGAGCTTCTCGCCGCGGTTGGCGGCATGGTCGCTCATGGGCGCGAGCGCGGTGACGGTGAGGGACTTGATGGTCATGGCGGGTTAGGTGCGGTCGTCGGGGAAGAGGTCGTTCTGGGAGGAAGCTTCCGGTGCGGTCTCAGGGGCGTCGCCGTCGGGCTGACGGGCTTCGTCGCCAGCGGGAGCGGACGTCGAGGAGTCGTAGGTGCTCAGGCGCATGAAGGCCGTGACGAGGTCGCGGGCCTGCGCGAGCTTTTGCTGGTCGTCTCCCCAAGAGGCGACGGCCTCCATGAAGGCGCCGGCCTTGGCGGGCATGTCGAACCCGGCCAGCCGCCCGGCCCGGCTGCCCACCTTCGCGAGCAACTCCGGTCCGGACTTCGCGCTCTGGACGGCGCTCTCGAACTCGACGAGCGCCCGCTGTTTATACTCGGCGGCCTTCCGGGCGTCGCTGCCGCGGCGCTTCTCGTCGGACTGGGCGTCGGCGGAGGCGGCGCGGTAGGCCGCGTAGTTGAGGGCGGCCCCGTAGGCGCGCGCCGACGCGACGAGGTCGGGGGAGAGAGGAGGCATGGCGTGGGTGGTGAAGTAGGCGTCGAAGACGAACCCGAGCTCGGCCGGGTAGGCCGCGCGGGTGGCGAGGAAGTCGCGGAGGGCCGGCCGCGTGAATAAGCGGACGAACCGGCCAGCCATCATTCGGAAGAATTCGACTTTGTCCTTGCTTGCCTTGTCTTTCCAGTTGACGAAGCCGACTGGCCGAACTCGGTTGATGGCGATGAGCGCAGCGCGGAGGTCGCCGTCGAGCGCGAGCCCGACGAGGTGGTGCCCGAACTGCTCCTGACGGGAGTCTTTCGAGACGCTGTCGCCCTGGGTAGCGATCAGAAGCGGGCGTTCAGCGAGGAGGTTGAGCACCCGCCGCGCCCACTCCCCGGCGTCCCGCTCGACAGCGTGTGTGTCGCCGTGGCGTGCCCACCAACCGACACTGGCGACGACGCCGAGCGCGCCGAGTGCACCGTTGGATGGGGCCTCAGGGAAGTTGCCCTCGTGAAGCCGAGGCCGCTTGTAGCCGCCCCCCTCCTTACGAGGCGTCCGCATCGCAGCTTCCGTGTCGTAGTACTGTCGGCTGAGGAGACCGAACAGTTCGACGTAGTCGAGAAGTGGGGACCGACTCGGTTCGCCCGGATCGATCAAGGGGAGGTCTGGGACGAGCCCCGCCGTCCCGAGCGACCACGCCGCGGCTTTGTTGGGCGTGACCGTCGTGAGCGCCGTGAGAGCCGCGTTGAGACGGGTTGCCTTGGGGTAGCTCAGCGACGTATTACCACTGTTGACCTTGGCGACGAAGGGGGCGAACGCCCGTTTGAGCTCCGTCGATTTCGAGAGGTTGCCATCGCGAAGGTCGGCGATAAACCCCTTGGCCGCCTTCAGCAAGCCAGCCGCCGACGCATCCGACGTGACGACGTGGGGCGCTAGGTAGTAGCCGTGGTCCGCGTCTTGCTTCGTGGACTTCCCGGGCTCGGGGTCTTTGACCCAGTCAAACGTGAGGGTCTGTGTCCCCTCCGCTTCCGGGTCGTCTAGGGTGTACACGGTATACTGGGTGAGCGCGGCCTCAATGGCCTCGGCCACGAGGGGCGCCAGCGCCTCGGGCGTCTCGACTTCGGCCGGCGTCTTGCCGGCACGGACGAGGGCGACAGCGGCGCCGTAGCGGGGGTAAGGGTGGAGGGCGTTGTAGTTCATCAGAGCACCTCCCAGCGGGCGTCGACCCAGCCGTCGTTGGAGCCAAGGTAGAGCGGAGCCGCAGGGTCTTCGAGAGCCGCGGCGAGGAGGTCCGCGACGTCCGGCGTCGCGCTCGCACCGAAGCGGTACTCCCCGAGCGGGACGACGTAGCCCCGCGGGGTAGGACTCACGGAGTACGTCGGGAAACGACCCCGGAGGCTCTTGTAATGGACGGGGCTTTCGTCGGGGGCCCTTACCACCTCATCAGGGGACAGCGTCTCGTGTGCCGACCGGTCGCCGAACGAGAGTCGGCCCTGCTTCGCCCTGGTAATCGCTGACTCGATCCGGGCGTCATACCTCCGGCTCCCATTGAAGAAGGTCCGCCCGTCCGGGTCACGCTGGAGGCGCGCCCAGAGGTCGTCATAGCTCAGGGTTTGGGGGATCTCGCGGAGCCCGTCGAAGGCGAGGTGGTGACCGAGGAGCGAGACGAACCCGGAGTCGGAGCCCATCGGGTCGTCGGCGAGCCACGGCGAGTCAGCCCACTCGGTCTTGCTGTGGGCTTTTTTCGCTTGCTTCCGGAGGCTCTTGAGGGCGGCCTTCCGGTCGATCGGGCCGAGGTGCCAGCCGAGCGCGTTCTCCAGCATCCCCAGGAGCATGGCGTCGCTGGGGGCTGTGGCGCCCCGGTAGTAGCTCCCAGGCTGGGCGGAGACCATCGAGAGCGGGGAGAGCGCCTCGACGACGAGCTCGCCGCGGACGGTCCGTTCAGGGGGTTCGAGAAAGAAGTCGAGGGTCATGGGTTCGTCTATTTGAGGGCGCCCAGGCCCATGCCGGTGAGTTCGCCAACGCCGAGGAGCCACGCCGCCTGCACGGCGGCGGGCGTCCCCTCGATGATGACGGGGCACTCGCTGGCGCGGTACCGCGTGCCTTTGAGGGTGACGAGCTTGGTGCGGGCCTTGTCGTAGGTCCGGTCGAAGCGGGCCGTCGTCTGGCGGGCATCGTCCACCAGCCCGGCCGCGTCGAGACGGGTGCGGAGCGTCCGAGTGAGCGTCTCGTCGGCGGCCTCGTTCTCGTAGGTCAGGTGGTCGCGTCCGCCGTCGTCGCGGTTCTGTCGGGTGAGGACGGCGCCGTCGACCAGGAACCGGGCGGCGGGGCCGAAGCCGGGCGTGATCTGCTCGCGGATCTCGTAGACCCGCATTCCGGCGAGGACTGTCGGGTCTTGTCGGATGCCCGCGCGGAGCCGGTCAGAGAGGTCGTCGGACACGAACGAAACGCGCCATTCGGCACCGCCGGCGAACTGGAGCCCCTCCCCTACCGGCTTCGCGCCGCCGAGCCAGCCGAACGAGTAGAGGCTCAGCCCATCGTGGGCCTCGTTCTTGCCGAGCCATTTATGAAGAACGCCCGTTAGCCAGTGAAGGTGGTCGAACGGGACAGGCGCCGTGTTGGGAGACAGCTTGAGGTGGAGGCGCATGGGTGCGTGCGATTGAGGGGGGCTGAGACTACGAGTCCGCGTACAGATCTGCCGCCGCGCGGTGGCTGCTGGCGACAGCCTCCGCCAGCGCGGGCGGGCCGAGAACGCGGACGAGCGCGCCCCACCCCATCACGAACGCCCGCGCGTCCTCCAGCCCGGCCGTCTCGAACGAGACCGTGAGCGCGCCGTCGGGGTGCTCGGCCTCGACGATCTGGGTGCGGGCGTACTCCTTGCGGCGGAAGTAGGGCGCGGCCGGG carries:
- the cas7p gene encoding type I-PGING CRISPR-associated protein Cas7/Csp1 — its product is MTIKSLTVTALAPMSDHAANRGEKLLGNASSIKRRPDGRVYISGQMQRHALFSAIDRLNADDPDRGETFVANGDAPALDMAIDLRSDLGGFLEPSLGDYSGRRTAPLTATPAVAVHESEVGRDLLVRVKPDPKRVTKTGKVDDKPQALATNEYSQRDLMRMSFHVDVGAVSRTKAFTYDDEKHVGTEIETHGIDDAERRRRVRLALEATRSLTDYANQARNATSGEPERVLIVLDPKMSRKAARFFEPRTSDAEREAVQANLLAELDARGALVFQGDDTTADGPSVHEAYEAALAALAEHDLYDPAA
- a CDS encoding CRISPR-associated endoribonuclease Cas6 — its product is MRLHLKLSPNTAPVPFDHLHWLTGVLHKWLGKNEAHDGLSLYSFGWLGGAKPVGEGLQFAGGAEWRVSFVSDDLSDRLRAGIRQDPTVLAGMRVYEIREQITPGFGPAARFLVDGAVLTRQNRDDGGRDHLTYENEAADETLTRTLRTRLDAAGLVDDARQTTARFDRTYDKARTKLVTLKGTRYRASECPVIIEGTPAAVQAAWLLGVGELTGMGLGALK